A genomic stretch from Corynebacterium sp. 21KM1197 includes:
- a CDS encoding MFS transporter, translated as MQRNVSGENLSRNERLDHLPLTPKHKKMLWGSGIGWALDAMDVGLISFIMAALATHWGLSHTQTSWLASIGFIGMALGATLGGLLADRLGRRQVFAATLLVYGLATGTSALATSLVALMALRFIVGLGLGAELPVASTLISEFAPRRLRGRLVVLLEAFWALGWIVAAAIGAFVVSASESGWRWALALGCVPAIYALYVRLRLPESVRFLESRGRHEEAEKIVAEFEREAALIDAAPVSGEEERYDETAAGARSIWAPALRGRTAALWVVWFCINLSYYGAFIWIPSLLVADGFSLVKSFQFTLIITLAQLPGYAVAAWLIEVWGRRATLTVFLVGSALSAGLYGYADSVALIILAGCLLSFFNLGAWGALYAIGPELYPTAVRGAGTGAAAGFGRIASIIAPLIVPPIVARWGTGALFGLFGAAFVVAALAAWTLPEQRGRVLG; from the coding sequence ATGCAGCGCAATGTTTCCGGGGAAAACCTTAGCCGCAACGAGCGCCTGGATCACCTGCCGCTTACCCCTAAACACAAGAAGATGCTGTGGGGCTCCGGCATCGGCTGGGCGCTCGACGCCATGGACGTGGGCCTCATCTCCTTCATCATGGCGGCCCTGGCCACCCACTGGGGCCTGAGCCACACCCAAACCTCCTGGCTGGCCTCCATCGGCTTCATCGGCATGGCCCTGGGCGCGACCTTGGGCGGGCTGCTCGCGGATAGGCTAGGCCGCAGGCAGGTCTTTGCCGCCACCCTGCTCGTCTACGGGCTGGCCACGGGGACCTCCGCCTTAGCGACGTCGCTTGTCGCACTCATGGCGCTGCGCTTCATCGTGGGCCTGGGTCTCGGCGCGGAACTCCCCGTGGCCTCCACGCTGATCTCGGAGTTCGCCCCGCGCCGCCTGCGCGGCCGTCTGGTGGTGCTCCTGGAAGCCTTCTGGGCGCTGGGGTGGATCGTGGCGGCGGCCATCGGGGCCTTTGTGGTTTCGGCCTCGGAGAGCGGCTGGCGCTGGGCGCTGGCCCTGGGGTGCGTGCCCGCGATCTACGCGCTGTACGTGCGGCTGCGGCTACCGGAATCGGTGCGCTTCCTCGAATCGCGGGGGCGGCACGAGGAAGCGGAGAAGATCGTGGCGGAGTTCGAGCGTGAGGCGGCGCTTATCGACGCCGCTCCGGTGAGCGGAGAAGAAGAGCGTTATGACGAGACGGCTGCGGGCGCACGCAGCATATGGGCCCCGGCCCTGCGCGGACGCACGGCGGCGCTGTGGGTGGTGTGGTTCTGCATTAACCTCAGTTACTACGGCGCGTTTATCTGGATTCCCTCCCTGCTGGTGGCCGATGGTTTTAGCCTGGTGAAGTCCTTTCAATTCACCCTGATTATCACCCTGGCCCAATTGCCCGGTTACGCGGTGGCGGCCTGGCTCATCGAGGTGTGGGGACGGCGGGCCACGCTCACGGTCTTTCTGGTGGGCTCGGCGCTTTCTGCTGGGTTATATGGTTACGCGGATTCCGTGGCGCTGATTATCCTGGCCGGGTGCCTGCTGAGCTTCTTTAACCTCGGGGCCTGGGGAGCGCTCTATGCCATTGGGCCGGAACTCTATCCCACGGCGGTGCGCGGGGCGGGCACCGGGGCGGCGGCCGGTTTTGGGCGCATCGCCTCGATCATCGCGCCGCTCATCGTGCCGCCGATCGTGGCCAGGTGGGGCACCGGGGCGCTCTTTGGGCTCTTTGGCGCGGCCTTTGTGGTCGCGGCGTTGGCAGCCTGGACGCTGCCGGAGCAGCGGGGGAGGGTGCTGGGGTGA
- a CDS encoding MerR family DNA-binding transcriptional regulator — translation MKIGELSEASSVPTRMLRYYEEKGLISSSRLPNGYRDYETDQIQRAIRARSLIKSGLSTRIARLVLEFERNERVESYTEAFGQELKTELTAIEERIDCLKNTRVVIEQYLRDHITPTEGHHR, via the coding sequence GTGAAAATTGGAGAACTCTCAGAAGCCAGCAGCGTGCCCACGCGGATGCTGCGCTACTACGAGGAAAAGGGGCTCATCTCCTCATCCCGCCTCCCCAACGGCTACCGAGACTATGAGACCGACCAGATTCAGAGAGCAATCCGTGCGCGCAGCCTCATCAAATCGGGGCTGTCCACCCGCATCGCCCGGCTTGTCTTAGAGTTTGAAAGAAACGAGCGCGTTGAATCTTATACAGAAGCATTTGGCCAAGAGCTAAAAACGGAATTGACGGCAATAGAGGAACGGATCGACTGCCTCAAGAACACCCGAGTGGTGATCGAGCAATATCTCCGCGATCACATAACACCCACCGAGGGACACCACCGATAA
- a CDS encoding GTP pyrophosphokinase family protein: MPDTVIARLGTTYHEWVRSHPDAADRFIDTIEELLSDAGVTYDRVVARIKSWPSLKAKARKRTAGGKPLYPEPWQNIHDLIGVRITTFHSTEIPVAINVLGQSFEVLRSVDKAAETKVAGDFGYGSHHLVLRVEEDSDELEDYRGMVFEVQVRTVLQHAWAEFEHDIRYKSGTDHLDPQVDRAFTLAAGLIELADQQFDQIAALKGSQVEAGDEVELTAETLPGVLAVLVESRFPRSRSDHYRWLQELLSAHGITKVAQLRELLQESDIQAVRAAMKYRYRPSQVRIIDDLLLYRYGREHIELTGNSGNRAEQRPQRLARRLKALRGAQ; the protein is encoded by the coding sequence ATGCCCGATACCGTCATCGCCCGCCTGGGCACCACGTACCACGAGTGGGTTCGCTCCCACCCCGACGCCGCCGATCGTTTCATCGACACCATCGAGGAACTGCTCTCCGACGCCGGCGTGACCTATGACCGCGTGGTAGCCCGCATCAAGTCCTGGCCCTCCCTCAAGGCCAAGGCCCGCAAGCGCACCGCCGGTGGCAAGCCCCTCTACCCGGAGCCGTGGCAGAATATCCACGACCTCATCGGGGTGCGGATCACCACCTTCCACTCCACGGAGATCCCGGTGGCCATCAACGTACTGGGGCAGTCCTTTGAGGTGCTGCGCTCCGTGGACAAGGCCGCCGAGACCAAGGTGGCCGGGGACTTTGGCTACGGCTCCCATCACCTGGTGCTGCGGGTGGAGGAGGACTCCGATGAATTGGAGGACTATCGCGGCATGGTCTTTGAGGTGCAGGTGCGCACGGTGCTCCAACACGCCTGGGCGGAATTTGAGCACGATATTCGCTATAAGAGCGGCACCGATCATCTCGACCCCCAGGTGGATCGCGCCTTTACCCTGGCGGCGGGATTAATCGAGCTGGCGGATCAGCAGTTTGACCAGATCGCCGCCCTCAAGGGCAGCCAGGTAGAGGCCGGGGACGAGGTGGAACTCACCGCGGAGACCCTGCCCGGCGTGCTGGCGGTGCTGGTGGAATCGCGTTTCCCGCGCTCGCGCTCCGATCACTACCGCTGGTTGCAGGAATTGCTCAGCGCCCACGGCATCACCAAGGTGGCGCAGTTGCGGGAGTTATTGCAGGAGTCCGATATTCAGGCCGTGCGCGCGGCCATGAAGTACCGCTACCGGCCCAGCCAGGTGCGCATCATCGACGATCTGCTGCTGTACCGCTACGGGCGGGAGCACATCGAACTAACCGGAAACAGCGGTAACCGGGCCGAACAGCGCCCGCAAAGGCTCGCCCGCAGGCTCAAGGCCCTGCGTGGCGCTCAATAG
- the dnaE gene encoding DNA polymerase III subunit alpha, protein MAKNSSFVHLHNHTEYSMLDGMAKVDMLAEEVSRQGMPAVGITDHGNMFGSNAFYRKMVEAGIKPIIGIEAYMAPESRFNKNRVRWGEPHQKSDDVSASGAYLHQTMLAENATGLRNLFYLSSMASYEGQLGKWPRMDADLIAEHADGIIATTGCPSGDVQTRLRLGQFDKALEAAAMWQDIYGKDNYFLELMDHGLDIETRVRSELLEIGRKLGLPPLVTNDCHYVLQSQSQPHEAMLCVQTGKTLHDPDRFKFGGDGYYIKSAAQMREIWDEMVPDGCDNTLWIAERVGDYGELWEDHPHDRMPIADVPEGETPTSWLTHEVMAGLQERFPNQEVPQEYIERAKYEISVIDMKGYPSYFLIVAELIKHARSVGIRVGPGRGSAAGALVAYALTITNIDPIEHDLLFERFLNPERPSAPDIDIDFDDRRRGEMIRYASDRWGEDKIAQVITFGTVKTKQAIKDSARVQFGQPGYQIADRITKALPPAIMAKDIPLAGITDPEHERYAEAGEVRSLIESDPDVKQIYETARGLEGVVRQAGVHACAVIMASVPLLDHIPMWKRAADGALITGWDYPACEAIGLLKMDFLGLRNLTVIGDAIENIKANRGEEVLLETLETEDEEVYKLLSRGDTLGVFQLDSGGMQELLKRMQPTGFKDIVASLALYRPGPMGVNAHWDYADRKNGRKPITPIHPELEEPLREILDETYGLIVYQEQIMRISQKVANYTAGEADNFRKAMGKKKPEVLAKQYEKFAGGMKENGYSKAAVDALWGTIEPFASYAFNKSHAAGYGLVSFWTAYLKAHFAPEYMAALLSSVADKKDKSAIYLADCRHLGIRVLSPDVNESHNDFMAVGEDIRFGLGAIRNVGKDVVDSIVRTREAKGAYKDFGDYLEKIELLPCNKRITESLIRAGAFDSLGLPRKGLTLIHEDAVDAVTATKKAADKGQFDLFAGLGGQDEAMDNVFAIEVPDAEWDRKHKLALEREMLGLYVSGHPLDGFEEALAAQTDTAITTILGGELRHGQEVTIGGIISGVDRRFSKKDGSPWAIVTVEDHNGAQTDLLVFNKVYALVSSQIVEDNIILAKAHVSIRDERTSLFCDDLKVPELGAGNGSGVPLRLTMRTDQCTPINIKKLKDVLVANRGESDVYLKLVNGEESTLMILGEHLRVDRSASLMGDLKATMGTGILG, encoded by the coding sequence ATGGCCAAGAACTCCTCCTTTGTGCACCTGCATAACCACACGGAATACTCCATGCTCGACGGAATGGCCAAGGTGGACATGCTGGCCGAGGAGGTGTCCCGCCAGGGAATGCCGGCGGTGGGGATCACCGATCACGGCAACATGTTTGGCTCCAACGCCTTTTATCGCAAGATGGTGGAGGCCGGGATCAAGCCGATCATCGGCATCGAGGCGTACATGGCCCCGGAATCGCGCTTCAATAAGAACCGCGTGCGCTGGGGCGAGCCCCACCAGAAGTCCGATGACGTCTCCGCCTCCGGCGCGTACCTGCACCAGACCATGCTGGCGGAAAACGCCACCGGCCTGCGCAACCTCTTCTACCTCTCCTCGATGGCTTCCTACGAGGGCCAACTGGGCAAGTGGCCGCGCATGGATGCCGACCTCATCGCGGAGCACGCCGACGGCATCATCGCCACCACCGGCTGCCCCTCGGGGGACGTGCAAACCCGCCTGCGCCTGGGGCAATTTGATAAGGCCCTGGAGGCCGCCGCGATGTGGCAGGACATCTATGGCAAGGACAATTACTTCCTGGAACTCATGGATCACGGCCTGGACATTGAGACCAGGGTGCGCTCCGAACTCCTGGAGATCGGCCGCAAGCTCGGCCTGCCGCCCCTGGTGACCAATGACTGCCACTACGTGCTGCAATCCCAGTCCCAGCCGCACGAGGCCATGCTGTGCGTGCAAACGGGCAAGACCCTCCACGACCCGGATCGCTTCAAGTTCGGCGGCGATGGCTATTACATCAAGTCCGCCGCCCAGATGCGCGAGATCTGGGATGAGATGGTGCCCGATGGCTGCGATAACACCCTGTGGATCGCGGAGCGCGTGGGGGACTACGGCGAACTCTGGGAGGATCACCCGCACGATCGCATGCCGATCGCGGACGTGCCGGAGGGGGAGACGCCCACCTCCTGGCTCACCCACGAGGTGATGGCGGGCCTGCAAGAGCGCTTCCCCAACCAGGAGGTGCCGCAGGAATACATCGAGCGCGCCAAGTACGAGATCAGCGTGATCGACATGAAGGGCTACCCCTCGTACTTCCTCATCGTGGCGGAACTGATCAAGCACGCCCGCTCCGTGGGGATCCGCGTGGGGCCGGGCCGTGGCTCGGCCGCCGGTGCCCTGGTGGCCTACGCCCTGACGATCACCAATATCGACCCCATCGAGCACGACCTCCTCTTTGAGCGATTCCTCAATCCGGAGCGCCCCTCTGCCCCCGATATTGATATTGACTTTGACGATCGCCGCCGTGGCGAGATGATCCGCTACGCCTCGGACCGCTGGGGCGAGGACAAGATCGCCCAGGTGATCACCTTTGGCACGGTGAAAACCAAGCAGGCCATCAAGGACTCCGCCCGCGTGCAGTTTGGCCAGCCCGGCTACCAGATCGCGGATCGCATCACCAAGGCCCTGCCGCCGGCGATCATGGCCAAGGACATTCCCCTGGCCGGGATCACTGACCCCGAGCACGAGCGCTATGCCGAGGCCGGGGAGGTGCGCTCGCTCATCGAATCCGACCCGGATGTCAAGCAGATCTACGAGACCGCGCGCGGGCTGGAGGGCGTGGTGCGCCAGGCGGGCGTGCACGCCTGCGCGGTGATCATGGCCTCCGTGCCGCTGCTGGATCACATTCCCATGTGGAAGCGCGCGGCCGATGGCGCCCTGATCACCGGCTGGGACTATCCTGCCTGCGAGGCCATCGGCCTGCTGAAGATGGACTTCCTGGGCCTGCGCAACCTCACAGTGATCGGTGACGCCATCGAGAACATCAAGGCCAATCGCGGGGAAGAGGTGCTGCTGGAAACCCTGGAGACTGAGGACGAGGAGGTGTACAAACTGCTCAGCCGGGGCGATACCCTGGGCGTGTTCCAGCTCGATAGCGGCGGCATGCAGGAACTGCTCAAGCGTATGCAGCCCACCGGATTCAAGGACATCGTGGCCTCCCTGGCCCTGTACCGCCCCGGCCCGATGGGCGTGAACGCCCACTGGGACTACGCGGATCGCAAGAACGGCCGCAAGCCCATCACCCCCATTCACCCGGAATTGGAGGAGCCGCTGCGCGAGATCCTGGATGAGACGTATGGCTTGATCGTGTACCAGGAGCAGATCATGCGTATCTCCCAGAAGGTGGCCAATTACACCGCCGGTGAGGCCGATAACTTCCGCAAGGCGATGGGTAAAAAGAAGCCCGAGGTGCTGGCCAAACAGTACGAGAAGTTCGCCGGAGGCATGAAGGAGAACGGTTACTCCAAGGCCGCCGTGGACGCGCTCTGGGGCACCATCGAGCCCTTTGCCTCCTATGCGTTTAACAAGTCCCACGCCGCAGGCTACGGGCTGGTGTCCTTCTGGACGGCCTACCTCAAGGCCCACTTTGCCCCGGAATACATGGCGGCCCTGCTTTCCTCCGTGGCGGATAAAAAGGATAAATCCGCCATTTACCTGGCGGACTGCCGTCACCTGGGCATTAGGGTGCTCTCCCCGGACGTGAACGAGTCCCACAATGACTTCATGGCCGTGGGCGAGGACATTCGCTTTGGCCTGGGCGCGATCCGCAACGTGGGCAAGGACGTGGTGGATTCCATCGTGCGCACCCGCGAGGCCAAGGGCGCGTACAAGGACTTTGGCGATTACCTAGAAAAGATCGAGCTTTTGCCCTGCAATAAGCGCATCACGGAATCGCTGATCCGCGCCGGGGCCTTTGACTCCCTGGGCCTGCCGCGCAAGGGCCTGACCCTGATCCACGAGGACGCGGTGGACGCCGTGACGGCCACCAAGAAGGCCGCAGACAAGGGCCAGTTTGATCTCTTTGCCGGGCTGGGCGGCCAGGACGAGGCGATGGATAACGTCTTTGCCATCGAGGTGCCGGACGCGGAATGGGACCGCAAGCACAAACTGGCCCTGGAGCGGGAAATGCTGGGCCTATACGTCTCCGGGCACCCCCTGGACGGCTTCGAGGAGGCCCTGGCCGCGCAGACGGACACCGCGATCACCACCATTCTGGGCGGGGAACTGCGCCACGGCCAGGAGGTGACCATCGGCGGCATCATCTCCGGGGTGGATCGGCGTTTTTCCAAAAAGGACGGCTCCCCCTGGGCCATCGTCACGGTGGAGGATCACAACGGCGCGCAGACGGACCTGCTGGTATTTAACAAGGTCTACGCCCTGGTGAGTTCGCAGATCGTGGAGGACAACATCATTCTGGCCAAGGCGCACGTGTCCATCCGCGACGAGCGCACCAGCCTGTTCTGCGATGACCTCAAGGTGCCGGAACTCGGCGCGGGCAACGGCAGCGGCGTGCCGCTGCGCCTGACCATGCGCACCGATCAATGCACCCCCATCAACATCAAGAAGCTCAAGGACGTGCTGGTGGCCAACAGGGGAGAATCGGACGTGTACCTCAAACTGGTCAATGGGGAGGAATCCACCCTCATGATCCTGGGTGAGCACCTGCGGGTGGATCGTTCCGCCTCCCTGATGGGTGATCTCAAGGCCACGATGGGTACTGGAATCCTGGGTTAA
- a CDS encoding YigZ family protein — translation MYLRPADQTITHTMEIKRSRFITHIARVTDEASARAFVDSVRAAFPDARHHCSAYLYHVEGANPVERSSDDGEPSGTAGTPMLEQLRGSGMLDIAAVVVRYFGGIKLGAGGLVHAYSNSVGEALPLVTRTRRARKELWRLDLPHAQAGRYEAELRARGITVTDVEYGEQVRLTLATDPGAGEELAHTISAVTSGQASPQEAGSTWVEE, via the coding sequence ATGTACCTCCGTCCCGCCGATCAGACCATCACGCACACGATGGAAATCAAGCGCTCCCGCTTTATCACCCACATCGCCAGGGTCACCGATGAGGCCTCGGCCCGCGCCTTTGTGGACTCCGTGCGCGCGGCCTTTCCCGACGCCCGCCACCATTGCAGCGCCTACCTCTACCACGTGGAGGGGGCCAACCCGGTGGAGCGCTCCTCCGACGACGGCGAGCCCTCCGGCACCGCCGGAACCCCCATGCTGGAACAACTGCGCGGCTCGGGCATGCTCGACATCGCCGCCGTGGTGGTGCGGTACTTCGGCGGAATCAAGCTCGGAGCCGGGGGCCTGGTGCACGCCTACTCCAACTCCGTGGGCGAGGCCCTGCCCCTGGTCACCCGCACCCGGCGGGCGCGTAAGGAACTCTGGCGGCTCGACCTGCCCCACGCCCAGGCCGGGCGCTACGAGGCGGAATTGCGTGCCAGGGGAATCACCGTCACCGACGTGGAATACGGGGAGCAGGTGCGCCTGACCCTGGCCACCGACCCCGGGGCCGGGGAGGAACTGGCGCACACGATCAGCGCGGTGACCTCCGGGCAGGCGTCCCCGCAGGAGGCGGGCAGCACCTGGGTGGAGGAGTAG
- a CDS encoding MFS transporter: MSKARSVPNPYPVLAVLALGGFAIGCLEFITLGLLPEIAQDLVPGLYEESTEAALARAGYLATSYALGVVLGTVTVSMWANRWERRTALVGLLLVISLAAVATAFLPHIELVLAARFLSGLPHGAYFGVASVVAAEVMGPGRRSAGISLVLSGLTLATLAGVPGATALGQAIGWRNAVALVGILLVVTAALALIVVPRQAGNPNFSVRSEFAHLKNGLVWVTLAISAIGFGALFAIYTYASTFTTEVAGLSAPAVPWALATLGVGMFVGNLLGGFIADKSVPVAMYGGFGAVICALLVMLLVASNPVGLFVSFFLVGAAAMSLSPTTQTRMVDVMPQGQALAGSLNQGAINMGNSMGALLGGAAVSAGLGYTSPAWVGVALAIAGGLMATASFSLEKKTRRRS, encoded by the coding sequence ATGTCAAAGGCGAGGAGCGTCCCTAACCCATATCCCGTGCTGGCGGTGCTGGCTCTTGGTGGGTTTGCCATCGGGTGCCTGGAATTTATCACCCTTGGTCTGCTGCCTGAGATAGCGCAGGACCTCGTTCCTGGGTTATATGAGGAATCCACTGAGGCCGCTCTTGCCAGGGCCGGTTACCTGGCCACTAGCTACGCGCTGGGCGTTGTGCTGGGCACGGTGACGGTCTCGATGTGGGCGAATCGCTGGGAGCGGAGAACGGCTCTGGTTGGCTTACTCCTGGTGATCTCCCTGGCGGCGGTGGCCACGGCCTTTCTCCCGCATATTGAATTGGTCTTAGCCGCAAGATTCCTCTCGGGGCTTCCGCACGGGGCGTATTTTGGCGTGGCCTCTGTGGTGGCGGCAGAGGTGATGGGGCCTGGTCGCCGTTCCGCAGGTATTTCCCTCGTTCTTTCCGGCCTCACCTTGGCCACGCTCGCGGGAGTGCCCGGTGCCACGGCTCTTGGGCAGGCCATAGGTTGGCGCAATGCGGTGGCCTTGGTGGGGATTCTCCTGGTGGTCACCGCAGCTTTGGCGCTGATCGTCGTTCCTCGGCAAGCCGGAAATCCGAATTTTTCCGTTCGGAGTGAGTTTGCGCATCTAAAAAATGGTCTTGTGTGGGTAACACTTGCGATTAGCGCGATTGGCTTTGGCGCATTGTTTGCCATCTATACCTATGCCTCGACGTTCACCACTGAGGTGGCGGGCTTATCGGCACCGGCGGTGCCCTGGGCACTGGCAACCCTGGGGGTGGGAATGTTCGTGGGGAACCTTCTGGGCGGTTTTATTGCGGATAAAAGCGTGCCGGTGGCCATGTACGGGGGTTTTGGGGCCGTGATTTGTGCTTTGCTCGTGATGCTTCTGGTGGCGTCGAATCCCGTGGGGCTCTTTGTATCTTTCTTCCTCGTGGGTGCTGCCGCGATGTCATTATCACCCACAACCCAAACCCGCATGGTCGATGTGATGCCGCAGGGGCAAGCTCTCGCCGGATCGCTCAACCAGGGCGCCATCAACATGGGCAATAGCATGGGGGCGCTTTTGGGCGGCGCGGCCGTCTCCGCTGGGCTGGGCTACACGTCACCGGCCTGGGTGGGGGTGGCGCTCGCCATCGCGGGTGGCCTCATGGCAACTGCGAGTTTTTCGTTGGAAAAGAAAACCCGCCGCCGCTCGTAG
- a CDS encoding RNA-binding S4 domain-containing protein: MPQPGTVPEAGPVRIDAWVWAVRLLKTRSEAATACRAGHVKINGESVKPSQQVVSGDRVRVWAHHREVDVEVTATVRKRVGAAVATQCYVDHTPPPPPKEAFIRLPQRDRGSGRPTKKERRQLDRLRGRN, encoded by the coding sequence ATGCCGCAGCCGGGAACCGTGCCCGAGGCCGGGCCCGTGCGTATCGACGCCTGGGTGTGGGCCGTGCGGCTGCTCAAAACCCGCTCGGAGGCGGCCACCGCCTGCCGCGCCGGGCACGTCAAGATCAACGGGGAGAGCGTGAAGCCCTCTCAGCAGGTGGTGTCCGGGGATCGGGTGCGCGTGTGGGCGCATCACCGGGAGGTGGACGTGGAGGTCACCGCCACCGTGCGCAAACGGGTGGGGGCGGCGGTGGCCACACAGTGCTATGTGGATCACACTCCGCCGCCCCCACCCAAGGAGGCATTTATCCGCCTGCCGCAGCGCGATCGCGGCAGCGGGCGGCCCACCAAAAAGGAGCGCCGCCAGCTTGACCGGCTGCGGGGGCGGAATTAG
- the ilvA gene encoding threonine ammonia-lyase IlvA → MSSTPIHASDIQLAQARISSAIAHTPLQYCPRLSEATGAQVYLKREDLQDVRSYKIRGAMNAISQLSPQERAAGIVAASAGNHAQGVAYACKTFGIQGKIFVPNQTPKQKRDRIRVHGGDAVELVVTGDSFDEAAQAARADAAARGATVVEPFDNRSTIIGQGTVAAEVLSQLTAEGKSLDTIVVPVGGAGLLSGVLSYVADMAPRTAVMGVEPRGAASLQAAIRNDAPVTLDAVDPFVDGAAVKRLGDLNWEVVEANLSRLHAMDVSEGSVCTEMLDLYQNEGIIAEPAGALSVAALRELNLQPGEVVVCIISGGNNDVLRYNEVMERSLVHRGLKHYFLVNFPQEPGQLRHFLEEVLGEGDDITRFEYLKRNNRETGTALVGLQLSAAADLEPLLGRMDTSRLDCRQLHPGSPEYEFLI, encoded by the coding sequence ATGAGTAGCACGCCGATCCATGCCTCGGATATTCAGTTGGCCCAGGCGAGGATTTCCTCCGCGATCGCACACACCCCGCTGCAATACTGCCCCCGCCTCTCCGAGGCCACGGGCGCGCAGGTGTACCTCAAGCGGGAGGACTTGCAGGACGTGCGCTCCTACAAGATTCGCGGCGCGATGAACGCCATTAGCCAATTAAGCCCGCAGGAGCGCGCGGCGGGGATCGTCGCGGCGTCGGCAGGCAATCATGCGCAGGGCGTGGCCTATGCCTGCAAGACCTTTGGCATCCAGGGCAAGATCTTTGTGCCCAACCAAACGCCTAAGCAGAAGCGGGATCGGATTCGGGTGCACGGTGGCGACGCCGTGGAACTCGTGGTCACCGGGGATAGCTTCGACGAGGCGGCCCAGGCCGCGCGTGCCGACGCCGCCGCGCGCGGGGCCACCGTGGTCGAGCCCTTTGACAACCGTTCCACCATCATCGGGCAGGGCACGGTGGCCGCCGAGGTGCTCTCTCAACTCACAGCGGAGGGGAAGTCCTTAGACACCATCGTGGTGCCCGTGGGCGGGGCGGGGCTGCTCTCCGGGGTGCTCAGTTACGTGGCGGACATGGCCCCGCGCACCGCCGTGATGGGGGTGGAGCCGCGCGGCGCGGCCTCCCTGCAAGCGGCCATACGTAACGACGCCCCGGTGACCCTGGACGCCGTGGACCCCTTTGTGGACGGCGCGGCCGTCAAACGCCTGGGCGATTTGAACTGGGAGGTCGTGGAGGCCAATCTCTCCCGCCTGCACGCGATGGACGTTTCCGAGGGCTCCGTGTGCACGGAGATGCTGGACCTCTACCAAAACGAGGGGATCATTGCGGAACCCGCCGGGGCGCTTTCCGTGGCGGCGCTGCGGGAACTAAACCTCCAGCCCGGCGAGGTGGTGGTGTGCATTATCTCCGGGGGCAATAACGACGTGCTGCGCTATAACGAGGTGATGGAGCGCTCCCTGGTGCACCGGGGGCTCAAGCACTACTTCCTGGTGAACTTCCCCCAGGAACCGGGGCAGTTGCGGCACTTTTTGGAGGAGGTGCTGGGCGAGGGCGATGACATCACCCGCTTTGAATACCTCAAGCGCAACAATAGGGAAACCGGCACCGCCCTGGTGGGCCTGCAACTCAGCGCCGCCGCCGATCTGGAGCCCCTGCTGGGGCGCATGGATACCTCCCGCCTGGATTGCCGCCAACTCCACCCCGGCAGCCCGGAATACGAGTTCCTGATCTAA
- a CDS encoding alpha/beta hydrolase, with product MKRTALGTLGLALAATLVTPGIAQAAPSSSDIPNLERNITLPVPEDLAAQGSTGIVATAPYNEPAGAIRTTFGQRGPHPVAATDETHECTDLVFSVYNQILRFQHGVPGGAPCYDTFPAGEESPVGSKFIYPADIAAMDKAPLVILSPGIGAEPGLVSRQAELYASHGYVVALGYSFVNWFGYQVERAAAETIAANQDASSPLFGKIDTSQTTLVGHSAGGGAVVRVSETLEQGAHAAGDNNFHVTGVVAVNPGPADFGLASPATTKPVLFALAENESLVPHPLSRMLYDRATGPKWWAVVNGAYHGTFTGEPSDSVLGGLVLSFAEYTTTHSPRSTEVYQGEGLAQDSELHGVERAGV from the coding sequence ATGAAGCGCACCGCACTGGGCACGCTGGGCCTTGCCCTCGCCGCCACCCTCGTCACCCCTGGCATTGCTCAGGCCGCCCCCTCCTCCAGCGATATTCCCAACCTGGAACGCAACATCACCCTGCCCGTGCCGGAGGACCTCGCCGCCCAGGGCAGCACCGGCATCGTCGCCACCGCCCCCTACAACGAGCCCGCCGGGGCCATCCGCACCACCTTCGGCCAGCGCGGCCCGCACCCGGTGGCGGCTACCGACGAAACCCACGAGTGCACCGACCTGGTGTTCTCCGTGTACAACCAGATCCTGCGCTTCCAGCACGGCGTGCCCGGCGGTGCCCCCTGCTACGACACCTTCCCGGCTGGCGAGGAATCCCCCGTGGGCAGCAAGTTCATCTACCCCGCCGACATCGCCGCGATGGACAAGGCTCCCCTGGTGATCCTCAGCCCCGGCATCGGTGCCGAGCCGGGCCTGGTTTCCCGCCAGGCCGAACTCTATGCCTCCCACGGCTACGTGGTGGCCCTGGGCTACTCCTTTGTGAACTGGTTTGGCTACCAGGTGGAGCGCGCCGCCGCGGAGACCATCGCCGCCAACCAGGATGCCTCCTCCCCGCTCTTCGGCAAGATCGACACCTCCCAGACCACCCTGGTGGGCCACTCCGCCGGTGGCGGGGCCGTGGTGCGCGTTTCCGAGACCCTGGAGCAGGGCGCGCACGCCGCCGGAGACAATAACTTCCACGTCACCGGCGTGGTGGCCGTGAACCCCGGCCCGGCGGACTTTGGCCTGGCCTCCCCCGCCACCACCAAGCCGGTGCTCTTTGCTCTGGCGGAGAACGAGTCCCTGGTGCCCCACCCGCTCTCCCGCATGCTCTACGACCGCGCCACCGGACCCAAGTGGTGGGCCGTGGTGAACGGCGCTTATCACGGCACCTTCACCGGCGAGCCCTCCGACTCCGTGCTCGGTGGCCTGGTGCTCTCCTTCGCGGAGTACACCACCACCCACAGCCCGCGCAGCACCGAGGTGTACCAGGGCGAGGGCCTGGCGCAGGACTCCGAGCTGCACGGCGTGGAGCGCGCGGGGGTGTAA